The Fibrobacterota bacterium genome includes a window with the following:
- a CDS encoding GNAT family N-acetyltransferase: MTEIRPAGPGDLEALVPLFDAYRVFYEGPSDRDAGRRFLGARLSSGDSRIFLGLKDGRAIGFIQLYPSFSSVSMRRLWILNDLYVHPEARRSGTAKALMAAAEGFARADGAKGLALATQIGNRTAQELYAKMGYRKEEAFYHYSLTF; the protein is encoded by the coding sequence ATGACGGAAATCCGTCCGGCAGGGCCTGGTGATCTGGAGGCCCTGGTTCCCCTCTTCGATGCCTATCGCGTTTTCTACGAAGGCCCGTCCGATCGGGACGCCGGCCGCCGCTTCCTGGGCGCCCGACTCTCCTCCGGCGATTCGCGCATCTTCCTTGGCCTCAAAGACGGGCGCGCCATCGGTTTCATCCAATTGTATCCGTCCTTCTCTTCGGTTTCGATGCGGCGCCTGTGGATCTTGAACGATCTCTACGTGCACCCGGAAGCGCGCCGGTCCGGAACGGCGAAAGCGCTGATGGCAGCCGCGGAAGGCTTCGCCCGGGCCGACGGGGCAAAGGGCTTGGCTCTCGCGACCCAGATCGGAAACCGTACGGCCCAGGAACTCTACGCCAAGATGGGATATCGCAAAGAAGAGGCGTTCTACCATTATTCCCTAACCTTCTGA